The Coleofasciculus sp. FACHB-1120 nucleotide sequence CGTTAAGCTTACCGGCTAATTTGCCAGGGCGAGATAAGTTGGTTGTCATTGTCTTAGGGATTGTGCTGCTATCGTTGGTGGGACAGGGAGTAAGTTTACCTGGATTTGTAAGACGTTTAAAACTCGATCAGCATTCAAAATCACGGCAGCAGATCGAAGAATTGCAAGCTCAATTAATGACTGCCAAAGCAGCGCAGGATGAATTAGAGAGTCTTCTGAAATCAGGAGTTTTACCCAAATCAATCTACGAAGAGATGCGAGCCGCTTATCAGGTGCGAGTGGCAGCTTCTGAAAGAACCTTGCGGGAGATATATAATCAGCGTCCCGAAGATGCTGCTGATGAAAGTAGCGATCGCCTAAAATTAGACCCGATTCGTCGGCAATTACTATTGGCAGAAAAGCAGGTACTCAATGACGCCCTCCGCAGGCGAATTCTCTCAGAAGAAGTAGTGCAAGAACGCATCAAAACCATTAACGAGCAACTTCTAAGTTTGGAAGATGACTAGAACACAACCCTAGGAAATCAATCACCTGATGTAACTTTTCCGATTTCGTGACGACTAGCACGGTTGCTCCCGCCTCTAGCACTGTCTTTCCATTGGGAATGACGAGATCAGTTTGAGAATGGGATTGATAGCCAATAATTAAAGAACCACTGGGAAACCGGGAATCCTGAGCGACTTGGGACACGGTATGCCCCGCAATGTCAGACTCCGGTGGCACTTTGAGTTTGAAGACTTCTACCTGACCCTGCTCAAAATGCATCATCGATTCTACTTGGGGATATTCGACAGCATTCACCATTGTGGTCACGGCTAAGTCAACCGTACTGATGACATGATGCGCTCCAGCAATTCGATAAGGTTCGGCAAAATCACTTTGGCGCATCCGAGTCACGATATGGGAGACGCCATAGTGCTTGGCAAGTGTCACCATTGCCAAATTTAAAGCATCATTGCGGAGGGCAGCAACAACCGCATCTGCCTTACGAATTCCTGCTTCCATTAGCACTTGTGTACTGACGGCACTGCCTTCAAAAGCCATCGCTCCGACTTGTTCGCGAGCATAGCCGCAGGCGGTGGGATTGGTATCGATGACGGCAACCGTGTGTCCCAATTCTACTAATTGTTGGGCTAAGTTCAGCCCGACCAGTCCTGCTCCACCAATCAATACGTACATGACTCACCTCTGTTGCAGGTATTTACGTCTGACCCTCAAAATCTACAGTGTAGTTGCTGGCGATGAGAGCCGTAAATTATCCAATAAATTATCCAAATTGTTACTCAGGGCGATCGCTTCTTTGAATTAGAACCGCAAAGGATAACGGAGCAACCGTGTCAAAAATAAGCACGTTAGCCAGTTGAAATTTTTAATCTGAAAAACTTTCCTTGTCATTCTTGAGCAGGCACCTGCCAAATCTTAATGCTGCCATCATGACTGCCACTGGCTAAAGTTTGTCCATCGGGATTGAAAGCGAAGGAATTTACTTGGCTGTCATCTCCGGCTAGGGTGCTTTTGAGTTCGCCAGTGCGGGGATTCCACAGCTGAATCGTATTGTCCAAACTGCCGCTGGCGATTGTCTGTCCCTTGGGGCTGAAAGCAACGGAATTAATTAAAGTGGCATTTCCCTTCAAAGTAGCGATCGCTTCCCCGTTGCGATGATTCCACAGCTTGATGGTGCCGTCATTACTGCCACTAGCGAGGAGTTTTCCATCGGGACTGAAGGCGACGGAATTCACCCAGTCAGAATGCCCTTCTAGGGTGCGGATGCGGATGCCCGTACGCGGATTCCATAGCTGGATGGAGCGATCGGCGCTACCACTCGCTAAGGTTTGTCCATCCGGGCTAAAGGTAACGCAATTCACAGCATCTAAATTCCCTGTCAGGGTGTGGGTGAGTTCCCCATTACTAAGCTGCCAAAGCTTGATTGTCTTGTCTAAACCAGCACTGGCTAAAGTTTTGCCATCGGGACTGATGGCAATGGATAAAACTGAGGTGGAATCCCCGCTAAGGGTGTGGATGAGTTCCCCGTTACTGAGTTGCCATATCTTGATAGTGCCGTCATAACTGCCACTGGCGACAAGTTTTTTATCCCGACTAATGGCAACGGCATGAATGGGTTTGATATGTCCTTCTAAGGTACGGATGCGGATACCTTTGGGTAAATTCCACAACTTGATAGTGCCATCTTCACCGCCACTGGCAAGAATCTGCCCATCGGTACTGATGGCGATCGCTTGCACATAGTTAGAATGCCCTGTAAGCGTGTTGAGCGGTTGGCCTGACTGGGATGCTGTAGTTAATGTAGATGCTAAGGTTAAATCCTCAGTTAAATCCTCCCCTTTTACAGGGTTGGCAGAAGATTCGAGCGAACTGCATCCAGTCAAAGTCGTCACTGCACCCAAAGCGATCACCACGAAAAATTTTCCGAACTTTGATGGATGTGTCATAGATAGTCACCGCAGAAAACATCACGTCTATCCAGGATGGATACAATATAAATTTGGAGCTGTCATCATCCAGTCGGATGAGCATATCTGGTTATGTCCCTGCCTGTTGTCGCTATTATCGGTCGCCCAAATGTGGGCAAATCTACTCTTGTCAATCGCTTGGCAGGTGTACAAGACGCCATTGTGCATGATGAACCTGGAGTCACGCGCGATCGCACCTATCGTTCTGCCTTCTGGGAAGACCGGGAGTTTGTCATCGTCGATACCGGCGGCTTGGTGTTTAATGATGACACCGAGTTTTTACCCCTGATTCGGGAACAGGCAATGTTGGCACTCTCAGAAGCGAGTGCAGCAATCTTTGTCGTCGATGGTCAAAGTGGGTTAACAGCAGCGGATGAAACGATCGCCGACTGGTTGCGTCAACAACCCGTGCCCGTCCTGCTAGCTGTCAATAAATGCGAATCCTCCGAACAAGGTCTCACCCAAGCAATTGAGTTTTGGGAACTGGGATTGGGCGAACCCTTCCCCGTCTCAGGCATTCATGGGAGTGGCACCGGCGAATTGCTCGATGCCCTGATTACCTATATCGTGCCAGCGGAAGAAATTCCCCAAACTGAAGAAATTAAAGTCGCCATTGTGGGACGCCCCAATGTCGGTAAATCCAGCTTGTTGAACGCCTTTGTCGGCGAAAACCGTTCTATCGTTAGCCCCATCTCTGGCACGACTCGCGATGCTATCGATATGCTTGTAGAACGCAACGGCAAAACTTACCGATTGATTGATACCGCTGGGATTCGCAAAAAGAAAAACGTTGAATACGGCCCAGAATTTTTTGGAATTAATCGCGCCTTTAAAGCGATTCGTCGTGCCGACGTAGTTTTATTAGTCATCGACGCAGTCGATGGCATCACCGAACAAGACCAAAAACTGGCTGGGCGGATTGATGAAGAAGGT carries:
- the der gene encoding ribosome biogenesis GTPase Der; translated protein: MSLPVVAIIGRPNVGKSTLVNRLAGVQDAIVHDEPGVTRDRTYRSAFWEDREFVIVDTGGLVFNDDTEFLPLIREQAMLALSEASAAIFVVDGQSGLTAADETIADWLRQQPVPVLLAVNKCESSEQGLTQAIEFWELGLGEPFPVSGIHGSGTGELLDALITYIVPAEEIPQTEEIKVAIVGRPNVGKSSLLNAFVGENRSIVSPISGTTRDAIDMLVERNGKTYRLIDTAGIRKKKNVEYGPEFFGINRAFKAIRRADVVLLVIDAVDGITEQDQKLAGRIDEEGRACVIVINKWDAVEKDSYTIYEFERNFKGRLNFIDWAETIFVSAQTGQRVEKILDLVNTAAEQHKRRVTTAVINEVLQEAISWVSPPTTRQGRQGKIYYGTQVSSQPPAIALFVNDPKRFNDNYRRYIEGQFRKQLGFTGTPVRLFWRGKKVREMEAGSRSNRATRV
- a CDS encoding WD40 repeat domain-containing protein, giving the protein MTHPSKFGKFFVVIALGAVTTLTGCSSLESSANPVKGEDLTEDLTLASTLTTASQSGQPLNTLTGHSNYVQAIAISTDGQILASGGEDGTIKLWNLPKGIRIRTLEGHIKPIHAVAISRDKKLVASGSYDGTIKIWQLSNGELIHTLSGDSTSVLSIAISPDGKTLASAGLDKTIKLWQLSNGELTHTLTGNLDAVNCVTFSPDGQTLASGSADRSIQLWNPRTGIRIRTLEGHSDWVNSVAFSPDGKLLASGSNDGTIKLWNHRNGEAIATLKGNATLINSVAFSPKGQTIASGSLDNTIQLWNPRTGELKSTLAGDDSQVNSFAFNPDGQTLASGSHDGSIKIWQVPAQE
- a CDS encoding TrkA family potassium uptake protein, with product MYVLIGGAGLVGLNLAQQLVELGHTVAVIDTNPTACGYAREQVGAMAFEGSAVSTQVLMEAGIRKADAVVAALRNDALNLAMVTLAKHYGVSHIVTRMRQSDFAEPYRIAGAHHVISTVDLAVTTMVNAVEYPQVESMMHFEQGQVEVFKLKVPPESDIAGHTVSQVAQDSRFPSGSLIIGYQSHSQTDLVIPNGKTVLEAGATVLVVTKSEKLHQVIDFLGLCSSHLPNLEVAR